The following are encoded together in the Glycine max cultivar Williams 82 chromosome 8, Glycine_max_v4.0, whole genome shotgun sequence genome:
- the LOC100790837 gene encoding uncharacterized protein isoform X1: MRSISSTIPETIDTDFLTKKKKQVSVQLPSLTSPVSTVRFCDLNFGRLQPSDDELDPHNRFEFGNFVARQALLHEEYWTAAWLRAEEWASRTDKLDEDSRK; encoded by the exons ATGCGTTCCATTTCTTCCACAATTCCAGA GACCATCGATACTGATTTCTTgaccaagaagaagaagcaagtttCGGTGCAACTTCCGAGTTTGACATCACCTGTCTCCACTGTGAGGTTCTGCGATCTCAATTTTGGCCGCTTGCAACCTTCGGATGACGAATTGGATCCTCACAATAGATTTGAGTTTGGCAATTTCGTTGCACGACAAGCCCTGCTTCACGAAGAGTATTGG ACAGCAGCGTGGCTAAGGGCAGAAGAGTGGGCAAGTCGAACAGATAAACT tgatgaagattcaagaaaaTGA
- the LOC100790837 gene encoding uncharacterized protein isoform X2, translating to MTIDTDFLTKKKKQVSVQLPSLTSPVSTVRFCDLNFGRLQPSDDELDPHNRFEFGNFVARQALLHEEYWTAAWLRAEEWASRTDKLDEDSRK from the exons AT GACCATCGATACTGATTTCTTgaccaagaagaagaagcaagtttCGGTGCAACTTCCGAGTTTGACATCACCTGTCTCCACTGTGAGGTTCTGCGATCTCAATTTTGGCCGCTTGCAACCTTCGGATGACGAATTGGATCCTCACAATAGATTTGAGTTTGGCAATTTCGTTGCACGACAAGCCCTGCTTCACGAAGAGTATTGG ACAGCAGCGTGGCTAAGGGCAGAAGAGTGGGCAAGTCGAACAGATAAACT tgatgaagattcaagaaaaTGA